The following coding sequences lie in one Metallumcola ferriviriculae genomic window:
- a CDS encoding helix-hairpin-helix domain-containing protein, with protein MSNVMLDDFIFRTEDIKEEELLDLYVESKMDRENINFIKTKAPLLLVGSRGTGKTMLLRVAEKELDDSFEQERVLCVLVSFKKAIFLEAVEDPQYFRQWMIAKILFTLKRKIEKKGLMLSEPGIFARYFDIGAGQDETLTDRLGGFIKVLEQSSRKRDFDVKNEIRKIMNYDTEDIEILNEVDYLHALVEDLCQVLNIDRLIFLFDEACHNFIPSQQRQFFTLFRDLRSSLISCKAAVYPGITSYGTFQQFHDASVRKVERDLQEPGFVPLMREIVRNQVSDEIYKKLEQQGELFDCLIYAATGNPRLLLKSIYLSTSKSFNSNNVNNTLKEFYRTNIWNEHTKLGEIYRGHKSLVDWGRDFIEKVVLVDTNEKNESRINEGRTQQTIYFAIHRDAPEAVKHAIRILEYSGIVSIETEGTRVRGKVFDRYQINIGIILSTVKTPTLLARNLIQGLSVKLYTDYGMNSPHYQGITHFSEDQVNFNDVIEHVLRISVEGLDITEFQCQRIKEAGFKTLGDILEGSEDNLQKAVNIGPKRARRIWNVAYNATMEYFSG; from the coding sequence ATGAGTAATGTTATGCTAGATGATTTCATTTTTAGAACAGAGGATATTAAAGAAGAAGAACTTCTTGATTTGTACGTAGAGTCAAAGATGGACAGAGAGAATATAAACTTTATCAAAACAAAAGCTCCGCTTTTATTAGTCGGAAGCCGAGGTACTGGAAAAACGATGCTATTAAGGGTAGCGGAAAAGGAATTAGACGATTCTTTTGAGCAAGAAAGGGTTCTTTGTGTTTTGGTTAGCTTCAAAAAAGCTATTTTTTTGGAAGCAGTAGAAGACCCTCAATACTTTAGACAGTGGATGATAGCGAAAATACTTTTTACATTAAAAAGAAAAATTGAAAAAAAAGGTCTTATGCTCTCTGAACCGGGCATCTTTGCGCGTTATTTCGACATTGGTGCAGGCCAGGACGAGACCCTTACTGATAGACTAGGGGGATTTATTAAAGTATTAGAACAATCATCACGGAAAAGAGACTTTGACGTAAAAAATGAAATACGGAAAATCATGAATTATGATACGGAAGATATAGAGATATTGAATGAAGTTGACTATTTGCATGCTTTAGTTGAAGACCTTTGCCAAGTACTAAATATTGATAGACTCATTTTTTTGTTTGATGAAGCCTGCCACAACTTTATTCCTTCACAACAAAGGCAATTCTTTACGTTATTTAGGGATCTAAGGTCATCACTTATTTCATGTAAGGCAGCAGTTTACCCTGGAATAACCTCTTATGGAACGTTTCAACAATTTCATGACGCTTCAGTTAGAAAAGTGGAACGTGACCTTCAAGAACCAGGTTTTGTGCCATTAATGAGGGAAATTGTTAGAAACCAGGTGAGTGATGAGATATATAAAAAGTTAGAGCAACAAGGGGAACTCTTTGATTGTTTGATATATGCTGCTACTGGTAACCCAAGATTATTGTTAAAGAGCATCTATTTATCTACTAGCAAAAGTTTTAACTCCAACAATGTGAATAATACTTTAAAAGAGTTCTATAGAACAAACATATGGAACGAACATACTAAATTGGGTGAGATCTACAGAGGGCACAAAAGTTTAGTTGACTGGGGAAGGGACTTTATTGAGAAGGTTGTATTAGTCGATACAAATGAAAAAAATGAATCAAGAATCAATGAAGGACGAACACAACAAACGATTTATTTTGCTATACATCGTGATGCTCCCGAAGCAGTAAAACATGCAATTAGAATTCTTGAGTATTCCGGGATTGTATCAATTGAGACTGAAGGAACAAGAGTAAGAGGGAAAGTTTTTGATAGATATCAAATAAATATTGGAATCATATTAAGTACAGTTAAGACTCCTACTTTATTAGCCAGAAACTTAATACAGGGGTTATCAGTAAAGCTATATACAGATTATGGAATGAATTCGCCGCACTACCAAGGCATTACCCATTTTTCGGAAGATCAGGTTAATTTTAATGATGTTATTGAACACGTGTTACGAATATCGGTTGAGGGACTGGATATAACAGAATTTCAATGTCAACGAATTAAAGAAGCTGGATTTAAAACATTGGGCGATATACTAGAGGGCAGCGAGGATAACTTGCAAAAGGCTGTAAACATTGGACCGAAAAGAGCTAGAAGAATTTGGAATGTAGCCTATAATGCTACTATGGAATATTTTTCGGGTTAA